Proteins encoded by one window of Mus musculus strain C57BL/6J chromosome 10, GRCm38.p6 C57BL/6J:
- the Uqcr11 gene encoding cytochrome b-c1 complex subunit 10, whose amino-acid sequence MLSRFLGPRYRELARNWIPTAGMWGTVGAVGLVWATDWRLILDWVPYINGKFKKDD is encoded by the exons ATGCTGAGCAGGTTTCTAGGCCCGCGCTACCGGGAACTGGCCAGAAACTG GATTCCCACAGCCGGCATGTGGGGCACTGTGGGTGCCGTGGGACTGGTGTGGGCCACGGACTGGCGGCTGATCCTGGACTGGGTGCCTTACATCAACGGCAAGTTTAAGAAGGACGATTag